The Antechinus flavipes isolate AdamAnt ecotype Samford, QLD, Australia chromosome 5, AdamAnt_v2, whole genome shotgun sequence DNA segment TTGGTGTGCTATAGCTCACGGGGTCGTGAAGAGTCGGACTGAACAATCCCAAAATAGGGTTGTTCAAGGAACAGTGGAGACATAAATGAGATATGGAGATAGGGCACTTTGGAAACCTGAGTGCTATTGAGATGTGGACTTTTGCCCTTGTTTTCCAAGCTTAATACAAATATTTGTAGGCATTTTGTCCTTTTCTGATTTGgcgttttgatcttccctgtcaccgtGGTAGTTTTTTAtggtcagtgttctttctttctttctttttttcttgctcattttctttctttttcctatttcgGGACTTTTAAAGTCAAGCTCTGCTCCTGAAGCACAAGCTTCCTGTGTAGCTTCAAGCTTTGCCTTTGAGCACTGGGTCTCCTTGTGTACTTGCCCATAGCACTGGGGGTTGCCCGACTCGGTCCCACCGGTTGTTGCCTGCTTTCCTGGGCTGGCAGCTTGCCTTCTGCATTGGGACTGGAGGCTGTCCCATGGTGTGCTGTGATACTATTCTATTGAGCCAGGATAAAGGGGTCTCCCATGATCcatgctgtgattaagaccctcccACTGGTTTTCCTGTCACTGTCTGCACTGGGTGTACCACTTTCACCCCATGAGACTGaactttcttgaagtccttccaaccTATCTTAGCTGGAAAATCGtttcattctgtttctttttaggCTCTGTTGTTCCAGGATCTGTTCAGAGCGTGGTTTCATGTTGTTTTCAGAGGAACTGGGAGAGCTCGAGAAGCTTCCTGACTTCATTTACCATCCAAACTGTTTGTTCttaacttgctgtgtgatcctgggcaggtcacttaaccctgactgaaggaggggaaagagacctgtatctCCTTTGGTCATATCCACTGGGGAATGGATTTTGGTTTGCTACCTGTGTGTGACACAGAGACATTTCATGCTCTGTATGAACTGTAAGAAACTGTAAGAACCCTGCACTGTAACAGCAGCCAGGACCTGCTCCTCCTCAGTCCCCTCAGATCAcaagttccctgagggcaggccCTCCCCCAAAGTCTTATTCCCACCCTTCTCCCCGTCTTTCCCCAGAGAACAGGTAGATTTAAGTAGGCAGAACCAAGGAAGGCTGTAATCTCCATTTTTATTGATCATTCCCCAGTATCTACAGCAGACAGCTCCCCAATTTCTCAGTCCCATGAGATCACACTGTCATCTCCAGGCCTCCTCTCGTTGGCTCTCTGGGCCGGCCACCTTTCTGATCTGCTTCTGGGGGCAGCTGGAAAGGCCCTTGGCTCCTAAGCCTTAGTTGCAGCCTTCTTGATGGTCTTCACCTTCATCTCGGTGGCCTTTAGAGAATCCGTTGGGCTCCAGGTTCCCCAGTGGATGTCAGAGCTCCAGCTTTTGTGGTCCCCCTCAGGGTGCCAGTCCCCATGGAGGTTGGCCTCCCCACAGTCGCTGAACCACCAGCCTGCTCCCCCATGCCACTGGCTGCACTCATTGAAGGCTATATCCCCGCTGATACAGGGGTTGCAGGAGTCGTGGTCCCTGTCCAGGGTACTGAAGGCAGTGCCCTCCTGGGAGGCGGCTCCCGCCCAGTTTTCACCACGGAAAGCGTCTCCTGTACGGAAGAGCAATGGTTGGGACCATGGGCTCTGGCCTGGAGCCATCTCCTTGAAGTCTCAAAGAGCCACCCCCCATATCTGCCATATTATAGCTCTGAACTCTAACTCTTACAGAATCACCCTCATATCTGCCATATTATAGCTCTGAACCCTAAGTCTTACAGAGCCACCCCATATCTGCCAGATTGTAGCTTTGAACTCTCTTACAGAATCACCCCCATATCTGCCATATTATAGCTCTGAACCCTAAGTCTTACAGAGCCACCCCCATATCTGCCAGATTGTAGCTTTGAACCCTAAGTCTTACAGAGCCACCCCCATATCTGCCAGATTGTAGCTATGAACTCTAACTCTTACAGAATCACCCCCATATCTGCCATATTATAGCTCTGAATCCTAAGTCTTACAGAGCTACCCCCTGTATCTGCCAGATTGTAGCTTTGCACCCCTCTGGGTGGAGTTCAGGTACTATTTATGAATCACCCCATAccaggttcataaattcattttgtCTCTGACCAGTGAGTGCCAACCAGGGCTACTTTCTCTGTCTGGAACGCAGGTGCTGAGCCCGGAGCCATCTTCTCTTTCCAGGCCCTTCTCTATTCCTGGTCCAGACTCACTTTCCTTATCACTCTATCCCCCTCCCATCTGGGACCCAGACTCATAGGGGCTTTCTCCCTGTGGCCAGGACCCGGATGCTAACCCCAGAGCCACCTTCTCTTTCAGGCTGCTGAGGGAGCAGGCCCTAGGGGCTGACCAGGACCATCTTTTTCAGCCTTGGAGCTTCTCTCTCCTCCTGTCCAGGGTCCAGGCTCAGAGTCACCCCCCTGCCTCTGTCCAGCTCCTTCCCATGCATGGAGGGggctgttctctctctctggaccCAGGCCCCCACCCATGCTCCATTCGGGTGCAGCACTGGCCCATTAGCCtgcttctccctttccctgtctATGACGCTCATCCCAACCATCCTCCATTGTTCTATATGACCACCTGGCAGTATAACTCGAGGCCCTGTGCGATTTAACACTTTCCTCCCTTACATAAGCCATTTAACACACGTGCGACAACACAAGACGAGGAGGGAGAGGCAGCTCGCTGGATAAAAGGATCAGCACTGACAAAACCTGGCAGGCAAAAGCACCAAACCGAACCTAGTAAAATGTACTTCAACAGGGATTAAATGTGGAAAATCGCGCATTTGGCCACCAAAACAAAGTCCCAAGTATCAGATGAAGGAGGAGGCAGAGCGAGAGAGCAACtgttatgaaaaaaattgttctaaatatGTCACGAAAAAATTGTTATGTGGTGGACCACAATTTGCGCACCAGTCAGAAATGTGATCTGGCGGCCAGAAAACCCGTGGGCTCTCAGGCTACATTACGAGCTTCCAGGAGAAAGGACGTAACAGATCCTTGGTACTCCGACCTGGCCAGGCCACATCTGGATTACAGTTTAAGGCAGTTGTGGAGTCTCCAAGAGAACCAAGTTCTTGTGATGGGGAACAGCTGAAAGAACCAGGGTTTCTTGGGCTGGGGAAGAGAAACCTTGGTGGGGTGACATGTTGGGAGGCTGGGTTTGGGGAGTGGGGAATGAGAATTGTTTCCTAATTCTGAGAGCTGGTCATGGGCTGCTCCTCGGCGGGGATCTCCAAGCAGAGTCTGGAGGACAGGGACGTCAGCCATAGCTGGGACTAGATGGGAACTTACTGGGAATTGAACATTAAACTTAAGTGCTCTCTCAAATCCTGATCTTTCCTAAAATTCCCTCTGTCTGGCAAAAGGTCCAACATCTTTCCGAAGGCTGGGCTCCAAAACTTTAGTCATCCAGTCACTCTCCTTCACCCCCAGCGTCCAATGGGTGCTAAAACTGGACTCTTCCTGCCCAGGTCCCCTGCTTGTCACTCCTTCAGGACCTCTCTGGCACCTTCTCATcggtctctcccttctccaatttatcctctacCCAGCTGCCAGAGGGACATCCCTAAAGCTCCGACAGCACCACTCCTCCATTCAATAGGcttccagtgactccctattgctaCTAGGAAACTCCTTCCTTGGCATTGAAATAATCAGATCGATTCTGGTTTTTTAATTGATCCTATTTACAATGAATTAATATTGTCCTGTAACTGCCCAAATCCTGTTCCATTGTCTCTGAACTTAATTCAGAAATGTAGCTGGTTTGTCATGAGTTAAGTTTAAAAATCCAATTCCTCTGCCCATGGCTGTTCTATTCTTGACTGAAGGAAATCTGTTACCCTTGAGGGACGCAGCTGGATGCCAAGGAGTCTGGTCTAACTCTCTTTGCTGAGTACGTGGCCCAGCACACAGTGGGGCGCTTCATAAGCACTGGATGGATGAAGGCAAGACCAATACTGAGGGGTCGGGGAGGCCCTGCCCGTCCACCATGGATCTTCGGTTCTATCTCTAGCTCCTTCCAAAGAGTCTCCTAGGGTCCTGTCTCCATCTTGGTCACCGTTGCCTCTTAGAGTCCCTTCCAGGGTTAGCTCGAGTATCCCCTTCTTACAAGAAGCCTAGGAATGATGCCCCAGTCACTGTATTTTGGGGATTAATAGTCTAACGCTACTTCTCTGTGAAGTCGTACCCCCCAATAGAACAGAAGCTCCCCAAAGAAAGGTATTGTGCTACATCAGCATCTGGCCTGTGCTTTTTAGTAAATAAGTAtgtattactatatataatataacaaataagtaCACTCTCGCTTGACCCCAATGGTCTTCCTAAACCGTAGGAACCAGCATGCCCCGAACACTGGACATCACAGCTTTCAGGGAAGCCTACAATTGTGCCGGACTGCCAGGTCACACGCTAACACGCTGCGTCTCCTGCGACTGCcaggatctttttcagatgaatggCTGTCTAGACATACCTCTTTCACCATCTACTCGAGAGGCTGATGACTAGAACCCAAATCTAAGGATTTATTGTTACATTCTAGTTGACAGAAATCTTTTTTGGGTCCTGATTCAAGTATCCAATATATTAGCTGCCCCTTCTAACTTTAGATCATCCATAAATGAAAGAAGTATTCCATCTCTGCCTTTATTCAAGTAATGGGTAAAGATTTTGAAGAGCTTATGGCCAAGGGCAGATCCCTGGGACGCTCCACTAGAGACTTCCAGGAAGGTAAAACTATTATTACTCTCTGGGTTCAGCCATTAAACCAATTCCAAATACACTGAACTGTGCTATCATCTAGTCCACATGTGTTTACTTCTTTGTCCAAGGCTCTAATGACAGCATTAGAATTCTCCTCATCCACCAGTTGATCATCCTTCTTTTTAGACAGATTAAACCGATGTCTGAAAACACTGAACCACGCGATCATCGAGCCCACATGTATTTACCTCTTTGTCCAACGCTCAGTTAAAATCTGGGCTAATGATAGCATTACAATTCTCCTCATCTACCAGTTTGACGTCCTTTTTTTAAGACAGATTTACTAAACTGGTAGTAAACCTGcctaaaaaaagaaggaagttaaTCTGAACATCCTGGTTCTTTGAggtcactgcttccttttctaagtattcattaagcattctttttaaaaaaatcttctagaAAGCTGGCAGGAGTCAAGCTCGCTGACCTATAGTTTGAAGACTgtgttctttgtcttttgtttcttgaAAATCGGGACATCTGCCCCAGGGCCCCCGGAACACTCCCCTTCCCCAATTCCCCATGACCTTTTTGCCGATAGACGCCATCCCATCTGTTAGTACTTCTCAGACCCCGCTGAATTTATCCAGGGCAATTAGGGACCCCTATTATCTCCTTCCTTCAATTCTGTTTTGACTaaaaatattagtcattttgctTCTGCATTTTCCAGGTCAAAGATCACCCTCTTTCTCAGATACGGCGGAATCCAAACCAAACCAGTTCTATCTTCTCTATCTTcagctccccctccccaagaggCCCCCCTTCACTACGGTCAAAAGAAACACTGCCTTGTTCCTTCTTGCTGGGCGAGTTCATTCCGAGCTTTCGGGCTTCACACGCTCTCTGACCCTCAAGGTCCGATCCGGAACATTATCCCCCCTCTTCTTACCCTCTCCGTTTCGACTCATCCTTTTAAACCCCACATTTATGTCACCTCCTCCGGGGAGCCTTTGGTGAATGCCCTCCTAAGGAATGACCTTTTCCCCCTGAACCCTCTCTGATGGGCTTATCAATGAAATGCATGGTTTTCTGGATTTATATCTTATTCATCACCAACTCATTTGGGAGCCACTCAGGCAAATTTTGTATCTCTCccatgctaagttctggggagcTGCCCACaggaggagcttaataaatgctcagtgaATTACACAGGCACATTTTGTATCTCTCccatgctaagttctggggagcTGCACACAGAAggaccttaataaatgctcactgaatcACAGGCACATTTTGTATCTCTCCCATGCTAAATTCCAGGGAGCTGCACACaggaggagcttaataaatgcttactgaatcaCACAGGCACATTTTGTATCTCTCccatgctaagttctggggagcTACACACaggaggagcttaataaatgctcagtgaATTATACAGGCAAATTTTGTATCTCTCccatgctaagttctggggagcTGCACACAGGAGGAGTCTAATTAGTGTTTGTGAATCTGACCACTTTAGCGGGCAGAGCTGGGCTCACCTGCATTTCCGGAGTACCTGCCCAGGGTCAGGGTGTAGAAACTGGCCGCGTCCCCGACCTGGAAGGAATCATAGAGGGCGTGGCGGCTCTCGTTTTCAAAGCTGTGCAGGTCCACTCGGAGCTGGGTGCGGACGCCGGGCTGGTGCGTCAGGGAGTGAAGCTTGGACAGGCCCAGCCAGTGCTCGCCTGCGAGGGAGGGACGCCCATCACGGAGGGCCGGGGCCAGGGAATCGGCCGGTCTTCGCCCCAGCTGCCCCCTCCCCTGACGGGTCCCCTGGGCAGCAGGGGCGGCTCCCCTGACTTTGACTCTGGGCCAGGCCTGCCCCGGAAGTGGTCCCTTGAGGCCCTTGCAGCCTCCGGCCTCCCCTCCTGCCTGCTAACCCGGCATCTCCTTCAGGAGGCGCCTCCCACCCGCCGGCTCCTGACCCCCGGCCCCATCCCAGACCGGCCCCTGGCAGCCCTGACCCCCAGGGGGCCCTCCGTGACCTCCCGGCAGAGACGCAGGCTGGCGGGCCTGTGGGGGGACGCTCTGGGTTAGAGTTCCGTGGGGGGGAGAGCCTGTCTGACGCTGCATCGTTCACCTCTGCCTCCTGGGCTCCCTTCCTCAGGGGCCTCAGTTGTCTGATTTTGGGGGGCTCGCTGGGGGCCTCTGCCCTTTGCTCCAGGGGTTATCCAGGGTTACCCAGTCgcttttttggggggtgtagAGGATCGTTCCCTTTTCTAGGTATTACCCACACTTGTCTGCCCCTCGAGTCTTCCTTTGGGGGTTCCGGCGGGGAGATGGGCCCTCTCTAAGTGAACCCCACCATGTCCCCAGGCCAGCAGCAGAGGTTCAGGGGGCAAGGCCCCGCACTGAGCTGCCGCGCTGGGACTCTCCGGCCTCCTCACCTTCCACGTCGCCAAAGCCGTTATCGTACTCCCACCAGACTCGGTCAAAGGCCAAAGGCCTGCCGTTGCCCCCGGTCCGCCTCTGGAAGACCGTCCAGCCGCCATCTTTTTGCATGTCGCAGTACACCTGGGGGTTACAAGGCATGAAGGGGGCATTCCCTCCGGCCCGGACTCTTCCTAGGCCGTTATCCCTGGCTCCCCCCCACAAGGGGCCTCCTGACTGCCCAGAAGCCCCTCCTGGCAGACTTCCCAGAGGAagttctcccttccttccccttctcccagagGAGAAGTTCTGACCTCACGCCCCTGGAACACAAGCCCACCCCCCCCTTCTAGAGAGCACGATGGAAAGCACCTCCCCCCTCCCTGGCGAGGCTTAAAAACCTGCTCCTCCTCCCAGAGCCCCGAGAGCCAGGCGGCGCCCGCTCCCACTTTATGaagcaggaaactgaggtttgacCACAGCCGGCAATGCCAGGCCCATTCTCACCTTCTCTTCCCCTGGCCCACACGTCTACCCTGTGGCCAAACCCACCAGCCCTCCCTCCACGGGCGGCTCACCTGGACTGCGACAGCAGCCCTTCATGCGCTCAAGTCTCTCTCCTCCAACCCCTTCTGACTCAGCTGCTGTGGCTCCTCATGGCCCCCAGCCCCAAATTCTGCCCCCCCCCCGCCCTCTCTGCGGTCGTCCCCGCGTCGCCTCCTCCTCTGAGCACTCCTGGCTTCCCCCAGACTCGCAGGCGGCCTCCCCGCGGAGACCACCCCCCTCCCTTGTGCTTGTCTCCCCATTACAAGCTGGCGCTGGCAGGCAGGGACCTCGGCACTTAGCACAGGCCCGGTACATAGTAGGCGCTTACTAAATGCTGACTTACCTGGAAGGCGTCGGGGGCCCCCTCTGGCCTGATGACATAGATGTCGCTGGGGGACTGCGGGTTGTCTGTCCAGATCTGGGAGCAGTCCTTCCCTGTGGGGGCACAGAAGCAGAGCTGAGGAGCCCCCCCGGAGGGCTCGCCCCATCTCTGGCCCCCCAGAACCTGCCCGAAGGGCCGGGGCCCTGAGGctgttccctctctcctcctcagaTGCTAAGTGACCAGGGCCCTCAGAGATCATCTCCTGGATCCATGTACAAGGGGCCAAGGCCTGCCCGGGGAGCCGAGATTCCCACCGGGgcctctgactccagaaccagtaaagaaatgggaaaccagGGCAGCTGGGGGCGCAGCGGAcggagcgccagccctgaagtcggcaggacctgagttctaatctgacctcggacacttaacacttcctgactgtgggaccctggacttaaccccaactgcttcagcaaaataaaaaaagaaagaaaaaagaaatgggaaactggTGGGGGTCAAGCCTGGAAGGCTTTCTGAAGGAGGGGGCTTTTGAGGAAACTGGAGTATTAAGGGCGTTGGACAGTTACTGTCCCACTCTAACTGCTGGGGCAAGGCCGTCGTTCCTCATGACCCAGACCCCTTTCCAGGGGTCGGTCACCTCCAGGTCGCACCTGGGCTTAGGTTCCAGTGGAGAGTCCAGCTCTCCTCAATGGTTTCCCTGAAAGTCCCTGCCCTCGGTCCCCTAGCCAGGCCCAGACCTTCCCCC contains these protein-coding regions:
- the LOC127538839 gene encoding angiopoietin-related protein 5-like, which gives rise to MAPVTQLGFVLVIVLLCRTSITSGTVKLRMPVKNAKLKEQGKDCSQIWTDNPQSPSDIYVIRPEGAPDAFQVYCDMQKDGGWTVFQRRTGGNGRPLAFDRVWWEYDNGFGDVEGEHWLGLSKLHSLTHQPGVRTQLRVDLHSFENESRHALYDSFQVGDAASFYTLTLGRYSGNAGDAFRGENWAGAASQEGTAFSTLDRDHDSCNPCISGDIAFNECSQWHGGAGWWFSDCGEANLHGDWHPEGDHKSWSSDIHWGTWSPTDSLKATEMKVKTIKKAATKA